In the Sinomonas cyclohexanicum genome, TAGTGGCGCGGATCGTGGTTGCCCGCGCCGAAGAGGATGCCGATCTGGGCGCCCTTCGGGACGATGACACCGTCGATCTCCACCTCGCGGGTCGTGGTGCGGCCCCAGATGTGCAGGGGCGGCCAGAAGCGCAGGACCTCGGCGAACGCTGCGGGGACCAGGTCCGGGTTCTGCCGGACGAGCTCGAGCTGCTCGGGGTGGCGGCCGAAGAGCGCCACGATGTTGCCGATCGCGGCGATCGTGCTGTCGACGCCGGCGCCCAGGTACTGGTGGATGATATGGCCGGCGGAGCCCTCGGGAATCGCCCCGCGGGCCTCCGCATCGAAGATCCCGCGCCCGATCGAGCCCGGCGTGAGGTCCTCGGCCGTGACCGAGGAGCACCAGCCGTACAGCTCGCCGGCGATCGGGAAGTTCTCCTGCGTGCGGCGGTTCATGGGACCGATAACCTGCATGGCGGCCTGGCCCCAGCGGAGCATGTTCTCCTTCACGGGCCCGGTGAAGCCGATCAGGTCGGAGACCACCTCGAGCGGGAACGCCCTCGCGAGGGCGTCGATGGCCTCGAAGCTGCCCGTGGCGGCGAGCTCGGCGACGAGCTTGTCCGCCTTCTCATCGATCGTGACCTTGAGCCCACGCAGGGCGCGCGGGGTGAGGTTCTGGGTCAGGGTGGCGCGCAGCTGCGTGTGCAAGGGCGGATCCGAGGCGAGGGAGGTGCCCTGGAGTGCCTCGTTGACCATCGGGTTGAAGCCGAGCGA is a window encoding:
- a CDS encoding cytochrome P450; protein product: MATRSDSGIVESDIDIWDDAVTVDPFPAYTELREKASVVYLPKNDVYVLTRYDVIRDALGDPETYSSTSLGFNPMVNEALQGTSLASDPPLHTQLRATLTQNLTPRALRGLKVTIDEKADKLVAELAATGSFEAIDALARAFPLEVVSDLIGFTGPVKENMLRWGQAAMQVIGPMNRRTQENFPIAGELYGWCSSVTAEDLTPGSIGRGIFDAEARGAIPEGSAGHIIHQYLGAGVDSTIAAIGNIVALFGRHPEQLELVRQNPDLVPAAFAEVLRFWPPLHIWGRTTTREVEIDGVIVPKGAQIGILFGAGNHDPRHYENPDEFDVTRNPTDHLSFGYGPHGCAGQGLARLEGHAIIAALAHQVKSMEIAEPVRVPTNITRSIEELRVVKVVAA